In Providencia rettgeri, the following proteins share a genomic window:
- a CDS encoding AbgT family transporter, which yields MEQKKQEGSRFLRTVEWLGNALPHPVILFIILIAILLVSSAIGQYFGVSVPDPRPEGAKGRAEDGIIHIVSLLDAEGIRKIIANVVTNFTGFAPLGTVLVALLGVGIAERAGLLSAAMRLVVTKAPRKLTTMAIVFAGIMSNTAAELGYVVLIPLAAIIFHSLGRHPLAGLAAAFAGVSGGYSANLLLGTVDPLLSGITQQAAQIIDPTYIVGAEANWYFMFASTFLITILGYLITEKIVEPQLGPYTGGAVDEDENSLYASANVTPLEKKALFWASVTFWGLAAILALMVVPENGILRNQDTGLVSNSPFLKGIVVFIFVFFAVPGIVYGYIAKTMRSDKDIVDAMAGAMSTLGLYLVIIFFAAQFVAFFGWTNIGQVIAVKGANFLNSIDLHGGVLFIGFILICAFINLMIGSASAQWAVTAPIFVPMLMLAGYAPETIQAAYRIGDSVTNIITPMMSYFGLIMAIVVKYKKDAGIGTLVSMMLPYSIIFFIGWSLFFIVWVFVLGIPVGPGSPIYFTPGS from the coding sequence ATGGAACAAAAGAAACAAGAGGGAAGCCGTTTTTTGCGAACGGTTGAGTGGCTAGGTAATGCACTACCACATCCCGTCATCTTATTTATTATTTTAATTGCAATTTTATTAGTTTCTTCAGCAATTGGTCAGTATTTTGGTGTCAGCGTGCCAGATCCTCGCCCAGAAGGGGCGAAAGGGCGTGCAGAAGACGGTATTATTCACATTGTCAGTTTATTGGATGCTGAAGGGATCCGAAAAATTATTGCTAATGTCGTTACTAACTTCACCGGCTTCGCGCCATTAGGGACGGTATTAGTTGCGTTATTAGGGGTTGGAATTGCAGAACGAGCCGGTTTGCTTTCTGCGGCCATGCGTTTGGTTGTAACCAAAGCCCCACGTAAATTAACGACGATGGCGATCGTGTTTGCAGGTATTATGTCAAACACCGCGGCAGAACTGGGCTATGTGGTACTTATTCCGTTAGCCGCTATCATTTTCCACTCATTAGGACGTCATCCTTTAGCTGGCCTTGCCGCTGCATTTGCAGGGGTTTCAGGCGGTTATTCAGCAAACTTATTATTAGGTACGGTTGACCCGTTACTGTCAGGTATCACCCAGCAGGCTGCGCAAATCATTGACCCGACTTATATTGTGGGAGCGGAAGCGAACTGGTACTTTATGTTTGCGAGTACGTTTTTGATTACTATTTTAGGTTACTTGATCACAGAAAAAATAGTTGAGCCACAGCTTGGTCCATACACTGGCGGTGCAGTTGACGAAGATGAAAATAGCCTCTATGCCTCAGCAAATGTCACTCCGCTAGAGAAAAAAGCGTTATTTTGGGCATCAGTGACGTTTTGGGGATTAGCCGCGATTTTGGCGTTAATGGTGGTACCCGAAAACGGAATATTACGTAACCAAGATACTGGGTTAGTCAGCAACTCGCCTTTCCTAAAAGGCATAGTGGTATTCATTTTTGTGTTCTTTGCTGTCCCGGGTATTGTGTACGGCTATATCGCTAAAACCATGCGTTCTGATAAAGACATTGTTGACGCAATGGCAGGGGCAATGAGCACTCTTGGCTTATATCTGGTTATCATTTTCTTTGCCGCACAATTTGTTGCTTTCTTTGGTTGGACAAATATCGGGCAAGTTATTGCGGTTAAAGGTGCCAACTTCTTAAATAGTATCGACCTTCACGGTGGGGTGCTGTTTATTGGCTTTATTCTTATTTGTGCTTTTATCAACTTAATGATTGGCTCTGCATCGGCTCAGTGGGCTGTCACCGCGCCTATTTTCGTCCCCATGTTGATGTTGGCAGGTTATGCGCCTGAAACTATCCAAGCCGCTTATCGTATTGGGGATTCGGTAACCAATATTATCACGCCAATGATGAGCTATTTTGGGTTGATTATGGCGATAGTGGTTAAATATAAAAAAGATGCAGGAATAGGGACATTGGTTTCAATGATGTTGCCATATTCCATCATTTTCTTCATTGGCTGGTCGTTGTTCTTTATTGTGTGGGTATTTGTATTGGGTATTCCTGTAGGTCCTGGTTCCCCAATTTATTTCACACCGGGAAGTTAG
- a CDS encoding phosphate propanoyltransferase codes for MMNEQLMGKILARLSAYTPAQNGVSNIAIPVGISNRHVHLSQQDVEALFGQGYQLTPFKDLKQPGQFAAKECVMVVGPKGSISKVRVLGPVRPKTQLEVSKADCFALGIKAPVRESGDMTNSGNALLIGPAGHVNLESQVICAQRHIHMSVMDSRALNVVNGQKVNIRTEGERSLVFDEVIVRVDERFSLEFHIDTDEANAAGLRNNDSVFIAG; via the coding sequence ATGATGAATGAGCAATTGATGGGGAAAATACTGGCTCGGCTTTCAGCCTATACACCGGCACAAAATGGCGTTTCTAACATCGCTATCCCTGTTGGCATATCTAACCGTCATGTTCACCTTTCACAGCAGGACGTTGAAGCCTTGTTTGGTCAAGGCTATCAGCTGACGCCATTTAAAGATTTAAAACAGCCGGGGCAATTTGCGGCGAAAGAGTGCGTGATGGTAGTGGGACCAAAAGGGTCAATTAGCAAAGTCAGAGTGCTAGGGCCTGTTCGCCCAAAAACACAACTGGAAGTGTCTAAAGCCGATTGTTTTGCCCTTGGGATTAAAGCGCCAGTGAGAGAGTCAGGGGATATGACGAACTCGGGTAATGCGTTACTGATTGGCCCTGCAGGACATGTCAATCTTGAGTCACAAGTCATTTGTGCTCAGCGTCATATTCATATGAGTGTGATGGACTCAAGAGCCTTAAATGTGGTGAATGGGCAAAAGGTGAATATCCGTACTGAAGGTGAACGCAGCTTAGTTTTCGATGAAGTTATCGTGAGGGTTGATGAACGGTTTTCCCTTGAGTTTCATATCGATACCGATGAGGCAAACGCAGCAGGATTACGTAATAACGATAGCGTATTCATCGCGGGTTAA
- a CDS encoding DUF1992 domain-containing protein, producing the protein MSVIDLWAERHIQAALNKGELSSLDGEGKPLQLEDDSLIPPELRAGYRILKNSGYLPVELQQRKDALTLSQMLQSLSIDDPNYTSISKQLALLELKLKQANVNTDFLHGNYAVSISEQITRKSDTK; encoded by the coding sequence ATGTCAGTTATCGACCTTTGGGCTGAGCGCCATATTCAAGCCGCACTGAATAAAGGGGAATTATCGAGTTTAGATGGGGAAGGCAAGCCACTGCAGCTCGAAGACGATAGCTTAATTCCACCTGAACTTAGGGCTGGATATCGGATATTAAAAAACTCAGGCTATTTGCCTGTAGAATTACAACAAAGAAAAGATGCATTAACGTTAAGTCAAATGCTACAAAGCTTATCTATAGACGACCCAAATTACACATCCATAAGCAAACAGTTAGCGTTACTCGAATTAAAGCTCAAACAAGCCAATGTCAATACCGATTTTTTACATGGCAACTATGCAGTTTCAATTTCTGAACAAATAACAAGAAAATCAGATACAAAATAA
- a CDS encoding DMT family transporter gives MFTGFLWLALSIGSEITGTSMIKKTNSFSKLGPSVLVIIAYCLCYFALTRAMGYIPVGVAYSLWCGFGIVGVTLVSMVLYKQKPDFPAVFAMGLIISGGIIMNTFSTM, from the coding sequence ATGTTTACTGGATTTCTATGGTTAGCACTTTCTATTGGCTCTGAAATAACGGGCACCTCAATGATTAAAAAGACCAATAGCTTTAGTAAATTGGGGCCATCTGTATTAGTCATTATTGCGTATTGTTTGTGTTATTTCGCTTTAACTCGTGCAATGGGCTATATCCCAGTTGGTGTGGCTTATTCATTATGGTGTGGGTTTGGTATTGTCGGTGTGACACTCGTTTCTATGGTTTTATATAAACAAAAACCCGATTTTCCAGCGGTATTCGCGATGGGGCTCATCATTAGTGGTGGGATTATTATGAATACATTCTCAACGATGTAA
- a CDS encoding tRNA-binding protein, which produces MNIIEWDDFTRVEMRVGTIISAEVNIKAKKPAYIMEVDLGELGIKRSSAQITVNYTPEDLIGKRVLCVCNFEVKRIAGIKSEVLITGAPDETGAIVLAEFNLPLPNGALLA; this is translated from the coding sequence ATGAACATAATTGAATGGGACGATTTTACTCGGGTTGAAATGCGCGTCGGTACGATTATTAGTGCAGAAGTGAATATTAAAGCTAAAAAACCCGCTTATATTATGGAGGTTGATCTCGGCGAATTGGGTATTAAGCGTTCAAGTGCACAGATCACCGTCAATTATACGCCTGAAGATTTGATTGGTAAGCGAGTGCTGTGCGTGTGTAATTTTGAAGTAAAGCGTATAGCAGGCATTAAATCAGAAGTATTGATCACGGGGGCGCCTGACGAAACGGGGGCGATCGTTCTTGCTGAATTTAACCTGCCTTTGCCAAACGGTGCTTTATTAGCATAA
- a CDS encoding DUF2628 domain-containing protein yields the protein MEQKQYSNKWQKRFDFFDKHGAPDTPEFKAALKAASFGERILINMNIFAFFFGIIYFLILGLWKKGLVMFGITLGVAIVLNIIDFMIGGTIPNAVFTGVSVGMSALWAMVANYAYYIKETKGLDNWNPFEGIRML from the coding sequence ATGGAACAGAAACAATATTCTAATAAATGGCAAAAACGGTTCGATTTCTTTGATAAGCATGGTGCTCCTGATACGCCTGAATTCAAAGCAGCGTTAAAAGCGGCCTCTTTCGGTGAGCGTATTCTCATTAATATGAACATTTTTGCCTTCTTCTTCGGCATTATTTATTTCTTGATTTTAGGGCTATGGAAGAAAGGGTTAGTGATGTTTGGCATCACTCTTGGGGTTGCTATCGTTTTGAATATTATTGATTTTATGATTGGTGGAACGATTCCTAACGCCGTCTTTACTGGGGTATCTGTCGGTATGTCAGCGCTGTGGGCCATGGTTGCCAACTATGCTTACTATATTAAAGAAACCAAAGGATTGGATAACTGGAACCCATTTGAAGGGATCCGCATGCTGTAG
- a CDS encoding helix-turn-helix domain-containing protein, giving the protein MRLPELHFRQYSDEVISHQHDGQWQVVLSLSGQMEINMYRQHFLLNAGKGVVIPPSVNHAFSGQLGNQNYVLEMPNTAQWALNEKMTQFTLTPAAVGLLSWLQSFPQAPEHNFTVARLLLAQLKPENKWIDEVSQWVELRLHHPISCEDMAIAFCMSVSTLQRRIKAETQLTAMQFLLQKRMEIAGSLLLTNTSIEQIALSVGYESHSAFSQAFRRFYGRTPNEYRIQGVNLVPCKN; this is encoded by the coding sequence TTGCGATTACCTGAACTACATTTTCGCCAATATTCAGACGAAGTCATTTCTCATCAACATGATGGGCAGTGGCAAGTCGTGTTGTCGTTATCTGGGCAGATGGAAATCAATATGTATCGGCAACATTTCTTGTTAAATGCAGGGAAGGGCGTCGTGATCCCTCCGAGTGTCAATCATGCATTTAGTGGCCAGCTAGGAAATCAAAATTATGTATTAGAAATGCCAAATACAGCGCAGTGGGCATTAAATGAAAAGATGACACAATTCACTCTGACTCCAGCCGCAGTCGGTCTTTTGAGTTGGTTACAAAGTTTTCCACAAGCTCCCGAACATAATTTTACCGTTGCTCGTCTATTATTGGCTCAATTAAAACCTGAAAATAAGTGGATTGATGAAGTTTCTCAATGGGTGGAGTTGCGTTTGCATCATCCTATTAGTTGTGAAGATATGGCGATTGCTTTTTGTATGTCGGTGAGTACATTGCAGCGGCGAATAAAAGCAGAAACACAATTAACAGCGATGCAATTTCTATTACAAAAACGCATGGAAATCGCAGGAAGCTTATTACTAACAAATACTTCAATAGAACAAATTGCATTATCTGTCGGTTATGAGTCTCATTCGGCATTTAGCCAAGCTTTTCGTCGATTTTATGGCAGAACACCAAATGAATATCGAATTCAGGGCGTTAACTTAGTACCTTGTAAAAATTAG
- a CDS encoding MFS transporter — protein MKLSIYEKVGFGAGDMAIAIVMISMQLLLAYFYTDIYGLSAADTGVLFIIVRFVDALVDPMIGIFTDRINTRWGRYRPYLLFLAVPFGFAIYLMFVTPDIAYTGKLIWAYASYILLTIIYTFIAIPYVSLISVISDEPLDRLSANGYRFVMTKIAAFIVTIIVPLMAVYFGQGQLAKGYQSSMAIMGILGTVLILFCFFSTKERVSVNIEKTPIKQQVKLLFKNDQWIILGIVLTLIMCGGTIRASVSAYYAKYYLSGGDSLIPAFLTTGVIASVLAMIVSTWMTKFYDKIKLFRYSQIATFLFSTLMYFMVGQGDIALAFIFYFAVSFLCDLQLPIFWSSIAESVDYGEVKTGTRVSGLAFGGILFFQKFGMGVAGGALGFALAYIGYQPDVEQTVSSLIGISLMMTLIPAIFHLLVGLLMFKFIINNQYYQKIKNELLKIA, from the coding sequence ATGAAACTATCTATTTATGAAAAAGTTGGCTTTGGTGCAGGTGACATGGCAATTGCCATTGTCATGATCTCCATGCAACTATTATTAGCGTATTTTTATACTGATATTTATGGCTTGTCTGCGGCCGACACTGGTGTTTTATTTATTATTGTTCGCTTTGTTGATGCTTTAGTTGACCCAATGATTGGCATATTTACTGATCGAATAAATACGCGTTGGGGACGGTATCGCCCTTACCTACTCTTTTTGGCTGTCCCATTCGGCTTTGCTATTTACTTAATGTTTGTCACCCCTGATATCGCCTATACAGGTAAACTAATTTGGGCGTATGCAAGCTATATCTTACTTACCATTATCTATACATTTATTGCCATTCCTTATGTTTCTCTCATTAGTGTTATTAGTGACGAACCATTAGATAGACTGAGTGCAAATGGCTATCGTTTTGTCATGACCAAAATAGCTGCCTTTATTGTCACTATCATCGTGCCCTTAATGGCGGTGTATTTTGGCCAAGGACAATTAGCTAAAGGCTACCAGAGCTCAATGGCCATTATGGGGATATTAGGTACGGTACTTATTTTATTCTGTTTTTTTTCCACCAAAGAAAGGGTCTCTGTAAATATAGAAAAAACACCAATAAAACAGCAGGTAAAATTATTATTTAAAAACGACCAGTGGATTATTTTAGGTATTGTTCTGACATTAATTATGTGTGGTGGGACGATCCGCGCATCTGTATCAGCCTATTATGCTAAATACTATTTATCCGGTGGCGATAGCTTAATTCCTGCATTCTTAACCACAGGAGTGATTGCTTCGGTGTTAGCTATGATTGTGAGTACATGGATGACTAAATTTTATGATAAAATAAAGTTGTTTCGTTATTCCCAAATCGCGACCTTTCTATTTAGCACATTAATGTACTTTATGGTGGGACAGGGCGATATTGCTCTCGCCTTTATATTCTATTTTGCCGTTTCATTCTTATGTGATTTACAACTACCTATTTTTTGGTCATCGATTGCTGAGTCTGTCGATTATGGTGAAGTAAAAACAGGAACTCGAGTTTCTGGGCTGGCTTTTGGTGGCATCTTATTTTTCCAAAAATTTGGAATGGGGGTCGCAGGTGGTGCCTTAGGTTTTGCCCTAGCTTATATAGGCTACCAACCCGATGTTGAACAAACAGTGTCATCCCTTATCGGCATATCACTCATGATGACATTAATACCGGCAATATTTCATTTGTTAGTCGGGTTATTAATGTTCAAATTTATTATTAATAACCAATATTACCAAAAAATAAAAAACGAGTTACTCAAAATAGCCTAG
- a CDS encoding GntR family transcriptional regulator has product MSKNYILKYQEIYLDIKNKIDQQEWQEEDVIPTERELAEVYQTSRTTIRKTIELLKQDGYLFSQHGRGTFVLPEKSRLSRRSLHSFTDDISSRGGTPSQEILEIGFVPLSNIIRQNLQLSLHERTIFRIKRIRFSETTPMGIHTSYIPLPHNMPIEKETLLEYGSLYKVLKEKYNLFPLEAYESISARLASSSERSFLELDHEGVVLACTRITLSEALKPMEYVEMVYPASRYTYNMKINRDSFGRNK; this is encoded by the coding sequence ATGTCAAAAAACTATATTTTGAAATATCAGGAAATTTATCTGGATATTAAAAATAAAATTGATCAGCAAGAATGGCAGGAGGAGGATGTCATTCCAACAGAGCGGGAGCTTGCTGAAGTTTATCAAACTAGCCGTACCACGATTAGAAAAACCATTGAGTTACTGAAGCAAGATGGTTATCTGTTTAGTCAACATGGTCGAGGTACATTTGTTTTACCAGAGAAAAGCCGGTTATCTAGGCGCTCATTGCACAGTTTTACCGATGATATTTCGTCTCGAGGTGGGACTCCATCACAAGAAATTTTGGAAATTGGGTTCGTTCCTCTTAGCAATATAATTAGGCAAAATTTGCAATTATCGCTACATGAACGCACTATTTTTCGTATTAAACGTATTCGTTTTTCAGAAACAACCCCAATGGGGATCCATACCTCATATATACCGTTACCGCATAATATGCCTATCGAAAAAGAAACGCTTCTTGAGTATGGTTCTTTATATAAGGTATTGAAAGAAAAATATAATTTATTTCCATTGGAAGCCTATGAGTCAATTAGTGCTCGTTTAGCCTCTTCTTCAGAGCGAAGTTTTTTAGAGTTGGATCATGAAGGGGTCGTACTCGCTTGTACTCGAATTACATTATCTGAAGCACTAAAACCAATGGAATACGTTGAAATGGTTTATCCCGCGAGCCGCTATACCTACAACATGAAAATCAATCGCGATAGTTTTGGTCGCAATAAATAA
- a CDS encoding oligogalacturonate-specific porin KdgM family protein yields the protein MFNQKNKAECSRRKPYYLSLSTLVFTTIFISSSYAGGGYLDYRNEYLTKQRVSNDRVKMGYFFDSGLDVHLELMWKQKNNDKRGELPANRDSWGHFENNGHGIILNYPLRFEPLKNWTFTPTFSVYSSSYWTTYEPGLEVAYKINADHRIRSRFRVDLDHPSSSNSADKQKTYRTDFWYDWRPKDLPIGITYNFVWYDTENVRWDNKKRDYAQDIKVQYTIENWTPYIAIGDVKGYSKYSDNRQLRLRTGISYSF from the coding sequence ATGTTTAATCAAAAAAATAAAGCCGAATGTTCACGAAGAAAACCCTATTACTTATCATTAAGCACCCTAGTTTTTACGACTATTTTCATCTCATCCTCGTATGCAGGTGGTGGTTACCTTGATTACCGTAATGAATATTTAACTAAGCAACGCGTTTCCAATGATCGCGTTAAAATGGGGTACTTTTTTGATAGTGGACTAGATGTACACCTTGAATTAATGTGGAAACAAAAAAACAATGATAAAAGAGGGGAACTTCCCGCTAACCGTGATAGTTGGGGTCATTTTGAAAATAATGGTCATGGTATTATCTTAAATTATCCACTTCGATTTGAACCTTTAAAGAATTGGACATTTACCCCCACTTTTTCCGTCTATAGTTCAAGTTATTGGACAACCTATGAGCCCGGTCTTGAAGTCGCTTATAAAATTAATGCCGACCATCGCATTCGTTCAAGATTCCGTGTGGATTTAGATCATCCAAGTTCCAGTAATTCTGCGGATAAACAAAAAACTTATAGAACCGATTTTTGGTATGACTGGCGCCCTAAAGATTTACCAATTGGGATCACCTACAACTTTGTTTGGTATGACACTGAAAATGTACGTTGGGATAATAAAAAACGCGACTATGCCCAAGATATTAAAGTCCAATATACCATCGAGAATTGGACACCTTATATTGCAATCGGTGATGTAAAAGGATATAGCAAATACAGTGATAACCGCCAGTTAAGATTAAGAACAGGAATATCATATAGTTTTTGA
- a CDS encoding DMT family transporter, with amino-acid sequence MSPKAKAWLWMLAVIISETSATSTLKMFDNSEGMTKSLLLALIVVLYVICYYSLSRAVKYIPVGLAYATWSGTGILMVSTLGMLFYGQHPDTAAMIGMAVIASGIVIMNLFSKMGSDDPEETEASQDDTESSLLSAKNKTAH; translated from the coding sequence ATGTCCCCTAAAGCAAAAGCATGGCTTTGGATGCTGGCGGTTATTATTTCTGAAACCTCAGCAACATCGACCTTAAAAATGTTTGATAACAGTGAAGGTATGACCAAATCATTATTATTAGCATTAATTGTTGTACTGTATGTTATTTGCTATTACTCACTTTCCCGCGCAGTAAAATATATTCCTGTTGGCTTAGCGTATGCAACATGGTCAGGTACGGGGATCCTAATGGTTTCAACCCTTGGCATGCTATTTTATGGACAACATCCCGATACTGCAGCCATGATTGGCATGGCGGTGATCGCAAGTGGTATTGTGATCATGAATCTATTTTCCAAAATGGGCTCAGATGATCCAGAAGAAACCGAAGCATCTCAAGATGACACTGAGTCTTCATTATTATCTGCAAAAAATAAGACAGCGCATTAA
- a CDS encoding BMC domain-containing protein: MKSLGVIETRGLTSAIQAADAACKAASVEIVGYRKIGSGLVSVCFQGEISAVRTAVDHGIEVIASSQLLVGSLVIARPEESVISKLLTVKSKKGELEKSVEAKAEKLVEKAVVEAKTEAPVAEVKTDINVKDIKNDPRKGKKS; encoded by the coding sequence ATGAAAAGTTTAGGTGTAATTGAAACTCGGGGACTGACATCCGCCATACAGGCTGCGGATGCGGCATGCAAAGCGGCCAGTGTAGAAATTGTAGGTTATCGAAAAATCGGTTCTGGACTGGTATCCGTTTGTTTTCAAGGCGAAATCAGTGCCGTTCGCACCGCAGTTGACCACGGCATTGAAGTGATCGCCAGTAGCCAACTATTAGTCGGCTCATTAGTGATTGCACGACCTGAAGAAAGTGTGATCAGCAAATTGCTTACTGTAAAAAGTAAAAAAGGCGAATTAGAGAAAAGTGTTGAAGCAAAAGCAGAAAAACTAGTGGAAAAAGCGGTTGTTGAAGCCAAAACTGAAGCACCAGTAGCTGAAGTTAAAACCGATATCAATGTGAAAGACATCAAAAATGACCCACGTAAAGGGAAAAAATCATGA
- the add gene encoding adenosine deaminase, with product MNIDQQSYLPKVILHEHLEGSVTPKIAKQLAMNNAINLPSSLFYPVGEYDDIQFPDGRYFYDESQFNEFITIYDRVASLIQTADDYYLITEDYLTRNAQQGLIYCELLISPYHMSASEVNGKVSWDSTRYMDRLLAITRAIEDVNQLYPLIVRLHAVGVRHLGPDIVYQTLQFVQQNPHDVITGFNIAGNELSYQFADFSMSHQLAKQLGLGRSYHAGEIGSDQQIQNAVKAGAVRIGHGIRAIDNEALIKQLIENKILLEISMTSNRILVPELNGDIHQHPIRKLYDKGVRIAINTDDAGIFGTDINKEYQIAQQTFQFTRIELLDITLCSLEAAFLEDEYKELALQQVYKTFTEDDIKQLQKYVDRPSISSALVSRLNNHLHYLKNHLLP from the coding sequence ATGAACATAGATCAACAGAGTTATTTACCTAAAGTCATTTTACATGAGCATTTGGAAGGATCGGTTACCCCTAAAATTGCCAAGCAATTAGCCATGAATAATGCCATTAATTTACCATCATCGTTATTTTATCCAGTAGGGGAGTATGATGATATACAATTTCCTGATGGGCGCTATTTTTATGATGAAAGCCAGTTTAATGAATTTATTACCATCTATGATCGTGTTGCTTCACTCATTCAAACCGCAGATGACTACTATCTGATCACCGAAGATTATCTCACTCGAAATGCGCAGCAAGGGCTAATTTATTGCGAATTATTGATCTCCCCCTATCATATGAGCGCCAGTGAAGTTAACGGGAAAGTATCCTGGGACAGCACGCGCTATATGGATAGGCTATTAGCCATTACACGAGCCATTGAGGATGTGAATCAGTTGTATCCTTTAATTGTCAGGTTACATGCCGTGGGAGTCAGGCATTTAGGTCCTGATATTGTCTATCAAACGCTCCAGTTTGTTCAGCAAAATCCCCATGATGTAATAACTGGTTTTAATATTGCAGGTAATGAGTTGAGCTACCAATTTGCTGATTTTTCCATGAGCCACCAATTAGCAAAACAACTGGGGCTGGGCCGGTCATACCATGCAGGTGAAATTGGTTCAGACCAGCAAATACAAAATGCAGTTAAAGCTGGTGCTGTACGTATTGGCCATGGTATTCGCGCCATTGATAATGAGGCTTTAATAAAGCAATTAATTGAGAACAAGATCCTCTTAGAAATCTCGATGACAAGTAACCGTATATTAGTCCCTGAGTTAAATGGCGATATTCATCAACACCCTATTCGCAAACTGTATGATAAGGGAGTGCGTATTGCGATTAATACTGATGATGCAGGGATTTTTGGTACAGATATCAACAAAGAATACCAAATCGCCCAACAGACTTTTCAATTTACACGCATCGAATTATTAGACATCACTCTTTGTTCCCTTGAAGCCGCTTTTTTAGAGGATGAGTATAAAGAACTCGCACTGCAACAGGTTTACAAAACTTTTACCGAGGACGATATTAAACAACTACAGAAGTATGTTGACAGACCATCAATTAGTTCCGCATTAGTCTCTCGGTTAAATAACCATTTACACTATTTAAAAAATCATTTATTACCGTGA